Proteins encoded by one window of Clostridium bornimense:
- a CDS encoding site-specific DNA-methyltransferase — MLIEKIKTKQLIPAEYNPRKDLKPGDPEYEKLKRSLEEFGYVEPVIWNKTTGRVIGGHQRLKILLSMGMDEIECVVVEMDEQKEKALNIALNKISGDWDKDKLALLITDLNASDFDVSLTGFDPGELEDLFKDSLKDNIKEDDFDVDSELKKPAVSHLGDIWLLGQHRLVCGDSTKKDTFNVLMDGKTANLVVTDPPYNVNYEGTAGKIKNDNMANEAFYDFLLAAFQNTEAAMAKDASIYVFHADTEGLNFRRAFSDAGFYLSGTCIWKKQSLVLGRSPYQWQHEPILFGWKKKGKHNWYSDRKQTTIWEFEKPKKNSDHPTMKPVALVAYPILNSSLSNCIVLDPFGGSGSTLIACEQTDRICYTIELDEKYCDVIVKRYIEQVGNSDGVFVLRDGSKIRYCDLPEVNADE, encoded by the coding sequence ATGTTGATAGAGAAGATAAAAACTAAACAACTCATCCCCGCTGAATATAACCCAAGGAAGGATTTAAAACCGGGTGATCCGGAATATGAGAAACTTAAACGCTCCCTTGAGGAGTTTGGATATGTAGAACCCGTAATATGGAATAAGACTACAGGCAGAGTCATTGGAGGCCATCAACGTTTGAAAATCCTGCTGAGTATGGGCATGGATGAGATAGAATGCGTAGTTGTTGAAATGGATGAGCAAAAGGAGAAGGCGCTGAACATTGCACTAAATAAAATAAGTGGTGATTGGGATAAAGACAAATTAGCACTTCTCATCACGGACTTAAATGCTTCAGACTTTGATGTGTCTTTGACAGGTTTTGACCCGGGAGAGTTGGAGGATCTTTTCAAGGATTCCCTTAAGGATAATATAAAAGAAGATGATTTCGATGTAGACAGCGAGCTGAAAAAGCCCGCTGTTTCGCATTTAGGGGATATTTGGCTACTTGGGCAGCATCGATTAGTCTGCGGAGACAGTACAAAGAAAGACACCTTTAATGTCTTGATGGATGGGAAAACTGCTAATTTGGTAGTTACGGACCCTCCATATAATGTTAACTATGAAGGCACTGCTGGAAAAATCAAAAATGACAATATGGCTAACGAAGCGTTCTACGATTTCCTGCTTGCAGCATTTCAGAACACCGAAGCAGCGATGGCAAAGGACGCTTCTATTTATGTATTCCATGCGGATACCGAAGGACTCAATTTTAGAAGAGCATTCTCCGATGCAGGATTTTATCTTTCCGGTACTTGTATATGGAAAAAGCAGTCCCTTGTTCTCGGTCGCTCTCCTTATCAGTGGCAGCATGAACCTATTCTCTTTGGGTGGAAAAAGAAAGGCAAGCATAACTGGTATTCCGATAGAAAGCAGACCACCATCTGGGAATTTGAGAAACCGAAGAAAAACAGTGATCATCCTACGATGAAGCCAGTTGCACTTGTGGCCTACCCTATTTTGAATTCAAGCCTTTCTAATTGTATCGTGCTTGATCCTTTTGGTGGTTCAGGAAGCACACTGATTGCCTGTGAGCAGACAGATAGAATCTGCTACACCATTGAACTGGATGAAAAGTACTGTGATGTCATTGTGAAAAGGTATATTGAGCAAGTTGGAAACTCAGATGGTGTGTTTGTTTTAAGAGATGGTTCGAAAATCAGATATTGTGACCTGCCGGAGGTGAATGCAGATGAGTAA